Proteins encoded by one window of Juglans regia cultivar Chandler chromosome 15, Walnut 2.0, whole genome shotgun sequence:
- the LOC109009952 gene encoding intracellular protein transport protein USO1-like: MDPPQELDDYIKESIDHSLGLPVSKRTLLLKLSAFEDTQRRLRNRCLSLQNKLQEKEDVIERIRAESSMNAQALKKFVEENQKLAVECGNLLSQCKKWERECSLYDQDREALMDFGNEADERAKEAEIRVHELEEEVRRLSDELQFYKHEYDMRAVDSSSEETIIENNLLESVLTTLISKDDVAPAHAFLEANSRHESCQILLKMWNCLRPSTQKALSLAAEVNTLEKDKERLKVNLNRAEEEVKMLFEENNILDAENKRLLRQFQKERNNHGSGGKHTGSASAKSNKRKSSPKMSSSSIEKKLDFNDLESTRQPLSILQYNSPNPKMHKF, translated from the exons ATGGATCCCCCCCAAGAACTCGACGATTACATTAAAGAATCCATTGATCACTCACTAGGTCTCCCCGTATCCAAGCGAACTCTTTTGTTGAAGCTTAGCGCCTTTGAAGACACACAACGCCGACTCCGCAACCGGTGCCTTTCCCTCCAGAACAAATTGCAGGAGAAAGAAGACGTCATCGAGCGAATTAGG GCTGAATCGAGTATGAATGCACAAGCATTGAAGAAGTTCGTGGAGGAGAATCAGAAATTGGCTGTGGAGTGTGGGAATCTTTTAAGTCAGTGTAAGAAATGGGAGAGGGAGTGCTCGCTATACGATCAAGACCGCGAAGCTTTGATGGATTTTGGGAACGAGGCCGATGAGCGTGCCAAGGAGGCCGAAATTCGAGTTCATGAGTTAGAGGAGGAGGTCAGAAGGTTGTCGGATGAACTGCAGTTCTACAAGCACGAATACGACATGCGTGCG GTTGATTCATCCTCTGAGGAAACAATTATCGAGAACAATTTACTTGAGTCAGTGTTAACCACATTGATCAGTAAAGATGATGTTGCCCCAGCACATGCTTTCTTGGAGGCCAATAGCAGACATGAGTCATGTCAAATTTTGCTAAAGATGTGGAATTG TTTGAGGCCATCAACGCAGAAGGCTCTATCACTAGCTGCTGAAGTGAATACACTCGAGAAAGATAAGGAACGCTTAAAGGTCAACCTTAATAGAGCTGAAGAGGAG GTCAAAATGCTGTTTGAAGAAAATAACATCTTGGATGCAGAGAATAAAAGGTTACTGAGGCAATtccagaaagaaagaaacaatcaTGGTTCTGGTGGGAAACACACCGGCAGTGCTTCTGCCAAG TCAAACAAGCGTAAATCGAGCCCCAAGATGAGCAGCAGCTCAATTGAGAAGAAGCTTGATTTCAATGATCTAGAGTCAACGAGACAGCCCCTGTCAATCTTGCAATACAACTCCCCTAACCCTAAGATGCACAAGTTCTAA